A window from Heteronotia binoei isolate CCM8104 ecotype False Entrance Well chromosome 15, APGP_CSIRO_Hbin_v1, whole genome shotgun sequence encodes these proteins:
- the LOC132583212 gene encoding putative olfactory receptor 2B8 gives MDAENLTSITEFILVGFSNQRKTRLLFFVAILLAYTLTILVNLMVILLVQFDSHLQTPMYYFLTHLSGLEIFYVTSTEPQMMAHLLAGNGVISYNRCAAQIFVALSVGATECFLLGIMAYDRFLAICQPLLYPVAMDRWQQTQLASSSWAAGFFCASIYVGCTFCHFYCGPNQMDHFMCEMPFVLKLACDDTHISQAIISVVAGSVLLVPVCIVLTSYGFILYSVLQIRSATGLRKAFSTCGSHLIVVTSFYGTLFATYVIPRSETSSDRDRKIAVFYVVFTPFLNPIIYTLRNKDVHAAVARALRRGRLKQK, from the coding sequence ATGGATGCTGAGAACCTCACCTCAATCACAGAATTCATCTTAGTGGGTTTCTCCAATCAACGAAAGACTCGGCTTCTATTCTTTGTAGCGATCCTTCTTGCCTACACACTTACCATCCTGGTGAACCTAATGGTCATCTTGCTGGTACAGTTTGACTCCCACCTCCAAACCCCCATGTACTACTTCCTCACACACCTCTCAGGCCTAGAGATCTTCTACGTCACCAGCACAGAGCCTCAGATGATGGCTCACCTCCTGGCTGGGAATGGCGTCATCTCCTACAACCGCTGTGCAGCCCAGATATTTGTCGCCTTATCTGTTGGTGCTACTGAATGCTTTCTGTTGGGCATCATGGCCTATGACCGTTTCCTGGCCATTTGCCAGCCTCTGCTGTATCCTGTTGCCATGGACAGGTGGCAACAGACGCAACTTGCATCCAGTTCATGGGCAGCAGGCTTCTTTTGTGCCTCAATATATGTGGGGTGCACCTTTTGTCACTTCTATTGTGGTCCCAACCAAATGGATCACTTCATGTGTGAGATGCCCTTTGTCTTGAAACTTGCCTGTGATGACACCCACATCAGTCAGGCCATTATTTCTGTAGTTGCAGGGTCAGTTCTTCTGGTGCCAGTTTGCATTGTTCTGACCTCCTATGGGTTTATTCTTTATTCAGTGTTACAAATACGCTCAGCCACTGGATTGCGCAAAGCCTTCTCCACATGCGGTTCCCACCTCATAGTAGTCACTTCATTCTATGGAACACTCTTTGCTACGTACGTGATTCCCCGATCAGAGACTTCTTCAGACCGTGACAGGAAAATTGCCGTGTTTTATGTGGTGTTCACCCCTTTCCTCAACCCTATCATATATACCCTGAGGAACAAGGATGTCCATGCGGCAGTGGCCAGAGCACTGCGAAGAGGTAGGCTTAAACAAAAATGA